One genomic segment of Amycolatopsis sp. Hca4 includes these proteins:
- a CDS encoding GH1 family beta-glucosidase, with protein MSVHPDSVRAENVRAETALMFPPGFVWGAATAAFQVEGATTADGRTDSVWDAFARRPGAVRGGDNGEPAADHYRRYSEDVGLMRRLNLGAYRFSLAWPRVRPDGGEANTAGLAFYDRLVDCLLESGIQPWATLYHWDLPQTLEEQGGWANRDTAYRFAEYAETVLERLGDRVASWSTLNEPWCAAMLGYAGGIHAPGRTDHPAAVAATHHLLLGHGLAMDIIRRHAPGTQAGITLNLYPVAPHDPANVADVAAARRIDGLQNRLFLDPVLRGGYPDDLVADLEPFGLGEVVRDEDAAVIAAHVDWLGVNYYRDYRVAGRPVPGSEPAGPEWVGAADVHFVPDPAAPRTDSGWEVQPAGLTESLLQVHRGYRSVPLYITENGAAYPDVVSDGGDIVDTDRVAFLDSHLRAAHDAIQAGVDLRGYFYWSLLDNFEWAEGYAKRFGLVHVDYATQRRTPKQSAHWYSRVIGLNGLG; from the coding sequence ATGTCCGTACATCCCGACAGCGTTCGGGCCGAGAACGTCCGGGCAGAGACCGCGTTGATGTTCCCGCCCGGCTTCGTCTGGGGCGCCGCCACCGCGGCCTTCCAGGTGGAAGGGGCCACGACGGCCGACGGGCGCACCGACTCGGTCTGGGACGCCTTCGCCCGCCGCCCGGGTGCGGTCCGGGGCGGCGACAACGGCGAACCGGCGGCCGACCACTACCGGCGGTACTCCGAAGACGTCGGGCTGATGCGCCGGCTCAACCTCGGGGCCTACCGGTTCTCGCTGGCCTGGCCGCGGGTGCGGCCGGACGGCGGCGAGGCGAACACCGCCGGGCTGGCCTTCTACGACCGCCTGGTCGACTGCCTGCTCGAGTCCGGGATCCAGCCGTGGGCGACGCTCTACCACTGGGACCTGCCGCAGACGCTGGAGGAGCAGGGCGGCTGGGCGAACCGGGACACCGCCTACCGGTTCGCCGAGTACGCCGAGACCGTGCTGGAGCGGCTGGGCGACCGCGTCGCCAGCTGGTCGACGCTCAACGAGCCGTGGTGCGCGGCGATGCTCGGCTACGCGGGCGGCATCCACGCGCCCGGCCGCACCGACCACCCGGCGGCCGTCGCCGCCACGCACCACCTGCTGCTGGGCCACGGCCTGGCGATGGACATCATCCGGCGGCACGCCCCGGGCACCCAGGCCGGCATCACGCTGAACCTGTACCCGGTCGCGCCGCACGACCCGGCGAACGTCGCCGACGTCGCGGCGGCCCGGCGGATCGACGGCCTGCAGAACCGGCTGTTCCTCGACCCGGTGCTGCGCGGCGGCTACCCGGACGACCTGGTCGCCGACCTCGAGCCGTTCGGCCTCGGCGAGGTGGTCCGCGACGAGGACGCGGCGGTCATCGCCGCGCACGTCGACTGGCTGGGCGTGAACTACTACCGCGACTACCGCGTCGCGGGCCGCCCGGTGCCGGGCAGCGAGCCGGCGGGCCCGGAGTGGGTGGGCGCCGCCGACGTGCACTTCGTCCCGGACCCGGCGGCCCCTCGCACCGACTCGGGCTGGGAGGTCCAGCCGGCCGGGCTGACCGAGTCCCTCCTGCAGGTGCACCGCGGCTACCGCTCGGTACCGCTGTACATCACGGAGAACGGAGCGGCCTACCCCGACGTGGTCTCCGACGGCGGCGACATCGTCGACACCGACCGCGTCGCGTTCCTCGACTCCCACCTGCGGGCCGCGCACGACGCGATCCAGGCGGGCGTCGACCTGCGCGGGTACTTCTACTGGTCGCTGCTGGACAACTTCGAGTGGGCCGAGGGCTACGCGAAGCGGTTCGGCCTGGTCCACGTGGACTACGCGACGCAGCGGCGGACACCCAAGCAGAGTGCCCACTGGTACTCCCGGGTGATCGGCCTCAACGGCCTGGGCTGA
- a CDS encoding carbohydrate ABC transporter permease, with product MTTLQTGLRKSVATLGRPRKATYVVLAIFVLGSLFPFYWSFLVASRDNGVLTERIPPFLPGGNFFANAQRVFDSVPFWKALANSVIVSGTVTLTTVLFSSLAGFAFAKLRFRGKNGLFVFIVVTLAVPTQLGIIPLFIAMSELGWAGHLEAVIVPNLVTAFGVFWMRQYTVDALPYELIEAARVDGCSMIRIFWNVCMPAVRPAAAILAMFTFMMSWNDFLWPLVVLDAGNPTVQVALEKLQSGYYVDYSLVLAGTTLATIPILIVFVLLGRQIVAGIMQGAVKG from the coding sequence ATGACAACCCTCCAGACCGGGCTGCGCAAGAGCGTCGCCACGCTCGGCAGGCCGCGCAAGGCGACCTACGTCGTGCTGGCGATCTTCGTGCTCGGCTCGCTGTTCCCGTTCTACTGGTCGTTCCTGGTGGCCAGCCGCGACAACGGGGTGCTCACCGAGCGCATCCCGCCGTTCCTGCCCGGCGGGAACTTCTTCGCGAACGCCCAGCGCGTGTTCGACAGCGTGCCGTTCTGGAAGGCGCTGGCCAACAGCGTCATCGTCTCCGGGACGGTCACGCTGACCACGGTGCTGTTCTCGTCGCTGGCCGGGTTCGCCTTCGCCAAGCTGCGGTTCCGCGGGAAGAACGGGCTGTTCGTGTTCATCGTCGTCACGCTCGCCGTGCCGACCCAGCTCGGCATCATCCCGCTGTTCATCGCGATGTCGGAGCTGGGCTGGGCCGGGCACCTCGAGGCGGTGATCGTGCCCAACCTGGTCACCGCGTTCGGGGTGTTCTGGATGCGTCAGTACACAGTGGACGCTCTGCCGTACGAGCTCATCGAGGCCGCGCGCGTCGACGGCTGCAGCATGATCCGGATCTTCTGGAACGTCTGCATGCCCGCGGTGCGCCCGGCCGCGGCGATCCTCGCGATGTTCACGTTCATGATGTCGTGGAACGACTTCCTGTGGCCGCTCGTCGTGCTGGACGCCGGCAACCCCACCGTCCAGGTGGCCCTGGAGAAGCTGCAGAGCGGCTACTACGTCGATTACTCGCTCGTCCTGGCCGGCACGACTCTGGCCACCATCCCCATCCTCATCGTCTTCGTCCTCCTCGGCCGCCAGATCGTGGCCGGGATCATGCAAGGTGCCGTGAAAGGGTGA
- a CDS encoding carbohydrate ABC transporter permease codes for MTVIDKVAPEGSKAGERVSPRPTFRHRLSRWDVKVSPYLYVAPFFIVFGIVGLFPLLYTAYVSLFKWKAGGDDPDFIGLDNYKDLFADSQFWNALVNTISIFLLSSVPQLIIAVMLAALLGARLRGATGWRVGILLPYAASLVSIGIIFANLFGSKYGLINGVLQTLGLDPIDWQANRFASHVAIAIMVNWRWTGYNALIVLAAMQAIPKELHEAALIDGAGLWRRFFNVTLPLLKPTLIFVTITSTIGGLQIFTEPKLFDAMPGSNNGGSTNQFQTVTLYLYQMAFENSSLGYASAIAWVLFLVIVLIALVNFFLTGRLARTPAVKKK; via the coding sequence ATGACCGTCATCGACAAGGTCGCGCCAGAAGGGAGTAAGGCCGGGGAGCGGGTGTCTCCCCGGCCCACCTTCCGTCACCGGTTGAGCCGGTGGGACGTCAAGGTGTCGCCGTACCTCTACGTCGCACCGTTCTTCATCGTGTTCGGGATCGTCGGCCTGTTCCCGCTGCTCTACACCGCTTACGTTTCGCTGTTCAAGTGGAAGGCCGGGGGTGACGACCCGGACTTCATCGGCCTCGACAATTACAAGGACCTGTTCGCCGACTCGCAGTTCTGGAACGCGCTGGTCAACACGATCAGCATCTTCCTGCTCTCCAGCGTTCCGCAGCTGATCATCGCGGTGATGCTGGCCGCGCTGCTCGGTGCCCGGCTGCGCGGTGCGACCGGCTGGCGGGTCGGCATCCTGCTCCCGTACGCGGCCAGCCTCGTCTCGATCGGGATCATCTTCGCCAACCTGTTCGGCTCGAAGTACGGGCTGATCAACGGCGTGCTGCAGACCCTCGGGCTGGACCCGATCGACTGGCAGGCCAACCGGTTCGCCAGCCACGTGGCCATCGCGATCATGGTGAACTGGCGCTGGACCGGCTACAACGCCTTGATCGTGCTGGCGGCCATGCAGGCCATCCCGAAGGAGCTCCACGAGGCGGCGCTGATCGACGGCGCGGGCCTGTGGCGCCGGTTCTTCAACGTCACGCTGCCCCTGCTGAAGCCGACGCTGATCTTCGTCACCATCACCTCGACGATCGGCGGCCTGCAGATCTTCACCGAACCCAAGCTGTTCGACGCCATGCCGGGGTCGAACAACGGCGGTTCGACCAACCAGTTCCAGACCGTGACGCTGTACCTGTACCAGATGGCGTTCGAGAACTCGAGCCTCGGCTACGCCTCGGCGATCGCCTGGGTGCTGTTCCTCGTCATCGTGCTCATCGCGCTGGTGAACTTCTTCCTCACCGGCCGGCTCGCGCGTACTCCGGCGGTGAAGAAGAAATGA
- a CDS encoding extracellular solute-binding protein, translating into MRTIRNSLVLALGITMTALGATACNGGGGDQQTPAAAAPNEHVDLTLATFTEFGYEALIPEYERLHPNIKITHRKTGQGGPYHQELTTKLAAGSGLADVTALEEGHLSDFLDKGSKFNDLSKIGPADASPDRWLGWKYDAAKTKDGKVIGYGTDIGPLAMCYRKDMFKNAGLPDDPEAVKPLFATWDSYFQAGADYSKKTGKAWFDSAAQNFNAMVNQLPEGYINTDDKLAVETNQGIKDAWTKVTDAVAKGESAKLTAFSPEWNTGFKQGAFATKVCPSWMLGVIKEQAGPENANKWAVTAAFPGGGGNWGGSYLTVPTQSKHPKEAAELAAWLTAPEQQIKAFQAKGNFPSQVKALTDPALLSQTDAYFGGAKIGELFAEQAKKVQKPQYKGPGDGQIQENASSPALQAVEQGKSAADGWNQMVESAKKITR; encoded by the coding sequence GTGAGAACGATCCGGAACAGCCTGGTCCTGGCACTGGGCATCACGATGACGGCGCTCGGCGCCACGGCCTGCAACGGAGGCGGTGGTGACCAGCAGACCCCGGCCGCGGCGGCTCCCAACGAGCACGTCGACCTGACGCTGGCCACCTTCACCGAGTTCGGCTACGAGGCCCTCATCCCGGAGTACGAGCGGCTGCACCCCAACATCAAGATCACCCACCGCAAGACCGGTCAGGGCGGCCCCTACCACCAGGAGCTCACCACCAAGCTGGCCGCCGGCTCGGGCCTCGCCGATGTCACGGCGCTGGAAGAGGGCCACCTGTCGGACTTCCTCGACAAGGGGTCGAAGTTCAACGACCTGAGCAAGATCGGGCCTGCCGACGCCTCCCCCGACCGCTGGCTCGGCTGGAAGTACGACGCCGCCAAGACCAAGGACGGCAAGGTCATCGGCTACGGCACCGACATCGGGCCGCTCGCGATGTGCTACCGCAAGGACATGTTCAAGAACGCCGGCCTGCCGGACGACCCCGAAGCCGTCAAGCCGCTGTTCGCCACCTGGGACAGCTACTTCCAGGCCGGCGCGGACTACTCGAAGAAGACCGGCAAGGCCTGGTTCGACTCGGCCGCGCAGAACTTCAACGCCATGGTCAACCAGCTGCCCGAGGGCTACATCAACACCGACGACAAGCTGGCCGTCGAGACCAACCAGGGCATCAAGGACGCCTGGACCAAGGTGACCGACGCGGTCGCCAAGGGCGAGTCCGCCAAGCTCACCGCGTTCAGCCCCGAGTGGAACACCGGCTTCAAGCAGGGCGCGTTCGCCACGAAGGTGTGCCCGTCCTGGATGCTCGGCGTGATCAAGGAGCAGGCGGGCCCGGAGAACGCGAACAAGTGGGCCGTCACCGCGGCCTTCCCGGGCGGCGGCGGCAACTGGGGTGGCTCGTACCTGACCGTGCCGACCCAGTCGAAGCACCCGAAGGAAGCCGCCGAGCTGGCCGCGTGGCTGACCGCGCCGGAGCAGCAGATCAAGGCGTTCCAGGCGAAGGGCAACTTCCCCAGCCAGGTCAAGGCGCTGACCGACCCGGCCCTGCTCAGCCAGACCGACGCCTACTTCGGCGGCGCCAAGATCGGTGAGCTGTTCGCCGAGCAGGCCAAGAAGGTCCAGAAGCCGCAGTACAAGGGCCCCGGCGACGGCCAGATCCAGGAAAACGCCTCGAGCCCGGCCCTGCAGGCGGTCGAGCAGGGCAAGTCGGCCGCGGACGGCTGGAACCAGATGGTCGAGTCCGCGAAGAAGATCACGCGCTGA
- a CDS encoding LacI family DNA-binding transcriptional regulator codes for MEDVAAFAGVSRSTASRALNDDAYVSAAAREKVLAAARDLGYSPNQAARSLVTRRTGAVAVVLSEPESRLLDDPYRAAVMRAGYRELADVGRQMVLIFSDIREDLSRTVRFLEGGHVDGALVFAPHRADPLPKALRLLRIPVVFGGQAAGIRRGVHVVDFDNEGGARLAVQHLVAAGRRRIATIAGPQDQSAPIDRLAGWRKTLLDAGLDPADLAEEADFTLSGGANAMSALLSRHPDLDAVFVASDMMAVGAFRTLGATGRRIPDDVAVVSFDDNATLAPAMDPPLTSVHQDPREQVHAMVETLMQLLDDQNLKPRQHILPVSLAVRASS; via the coding sequence CTGGAGGACGTCGCGGCGTTCGCCGGCGTTTCGCGGTCGACGGCGTCGCGGGCGTTGAACGACGACGCCTACGTCAGCGCGGCGGCGCGGGAGAAGGTCCTCGCCGCGGCCCGCGACCTGGGCTATTCGCCGAACCAGGCGGCCCGCTCGCTGGTCACGCGCCGCACCGGCGCGGTCGCGGTGGTGCTGTCGGAGCCGGAGTCACGGCTGCTCGACGACCCGTACCGCGCCGCCGTCATGCGGGCCGGCTACCGCGAGCTGGCCGACGTCGGCCGCCAGATGGTGCTGATCTTCAGCGACATCCGCGAAGACCTGAGCCGCACGGTCCGGTTCCTCGAGGGCGGCCACGTCGACGGCGCGCTGGTGTTCGCGCCGCACCGGGCCGACCCGCTGCCCAAGGCGCTGCGGCTGCTGCGCATCCCGGTGGTGTTCGGCGGCCAGGCGGCCGGCATCCGCCGGGGCGTGCACGTCGTCGACTTCGACAACGAGGGCGGCGCCCGCCTGGCCGTCCAGCACCTGGTCGCGGCCGGGCGGCGGCGGATCGCCACGATCGCGGGGCCGCAGGACCAGAGCGCCCCGATCGACCGGCTCGCCGGCTGGCGCAAGACCCTCCTCGACGCCGGGCTCGACCCCGCCGACCTGGCCGAAGAGGCCGACTTCACCCTTTCGGGCGGCGCGAACGCGATGTCGGCCCTGCTGAGCAGGCACCCCGACCTCGACGCGGTGTTCGTCGCGAGCGACATGATGGCGGTGGGGGCGTTCCGCACGCTCGGCGCGACCGGCCGGCGCATCCCCGACGACGTCGCGGTGGTCAGCTTCGACGACAACGCCACCTTGGCCCCGGCCATGGACCCGCCGCTGACGTCGGTTCACCAGGACCCCCGCGAGCAGGTCCACGCGATGGTGGAAACCCTGATGCAGCTGCTCGACGACCAGAACCTGAAGCCGCGGCAGCACATCCTCCCGGTCTCCCTGGCGGTCCGCGCCTCGAGCTGA
- a CDS encoding glycoside hydrolase family 48 protein encodes MRSSPRKRARALALASAVLAVTGAVVAPPPALGADIACSVTYTTNDWDTGFTANVSLRNDGAPFDSWKVGWTFLDGQKVQQGWSATFAQSGAAVTATNLSYNGHLGTGASTSFGFNGSKGSANRPPTDFSVNGTACTGANKAPTVTLTAPSSTGTYYAPATIPLAATAADSDGTVSKVEFYAGDTLLATDTAAPFEGSWGNVPAGTYSITAKAYDNKGASTTSSPVSVKVLSGPTIVATPATAQVKQGGTTTFAVSLAGAPSAPVTVAVARTAGSTDLTASPASLTFTASNWNVPQNVTVASADNGGDLGSATFTASSSGYTAATVTVKEISSSTSDYQLAFLTQYNKIKDPNNGYFRKFGNILVPYHSIETLIVEAPDHGHETTSEAFSYYLWLEASYGRVTGDWAPFNQAWTSIETYAIPSAADQPGNSGYNASKPATYAAEYPSPKNYPSQLQSNVSVGADPIAAELKAAYGSPDVYGMHWLLDVDNIYKFGHCEDGTNTAPAFINTFQRGSQESVWETVTQPSCDLLKFGGKNGYLDLFTGDSSYAKQWKYTDAPDADARVVQVAFQAEKWAQAQGKSADVAAVLKKASKMGDYLRYSLFDKYYKKIGNCVGASSCPAGTGKESEHYLISWYYAWGGSADTASSWAWRIGDGAAHQGYQNPLAAYALSADAGLKVTSSTGATDWATSLNRQMEFLQWLQSSEGGLAGGATNSWDGQYGTPPAGTPTFYGMYYDWQPVWHDPPSNQWFGFQTWGMERIAEYYQATNDPRAKKILDKWVPWAIANTTVGAGGSFQIPSDLTWSGAPDTWNATSPGANTGLHVAVKNYSQDVGVAASLAKTLLYYASGSSNAQAKTVGEQLLNALSANTDTKGIAVPETRSDYDRFDDKYNATTDQGLYVPSGWTGTMPNGDAINSSSTFLSIRSFYKNDPQWPKVQAYLDGGAAPTFTYHRFWAQSEIATAFAAHVALFG; translated from the coding sequence ATGCGTTCCTCTCCTCGAAAGCGCGCCCGTGCGCTGGCACTGGCCTCGGCCGTGCTGGCGGTCACGGGCGCGGTGGTCGCCCCACCACCGGCGCTCGGCGCCGACATCGCCTGTTCCGTCACCTACACCACCAACGACTGGGACACCGGGTTCACCGCCAACGTCTCGCTGCGCAACGACGGAGCTCCGTTCGACAGCTGGAAGGTCGGCTGGACGTTCCTGGACGGCCAGAAGGTCCAGCAGGGCTGGAGCGCCACCTTCGCCCAGTCCGGCGCCGCGGTGACCGCGACGAACCTGTCCTACAACGGCCACCTGGGCACCGGGGCCAGCACGTCGTTCGGGTTCAACGGCTCCAAGGGCTCGGCCAACCGGCCGCCGACGGACTTCTCGGTCAACGGCACCGCGTGCACCGGCGCCAACAAGGCGCCGACGGTCACCCTGACCGCGCCGTCCTCGACCGGCACCTACTACGCCCCGGCGACGATCCCGCTGGCCGCGACGGCCGCCGACAGCGACGGCACGGTGAGCAAGGTCGAGTTCTACGCCGGTGACACGCTGCTGGCCACCGACACGGCCGCGCCGTTCGAGGGCAGCTGGGGCAACGTCCCGGCCGGCACCTATTCGATCACCGCGAAGGCCTACGACAACAAGGGCGCGAGCACGACCTCCAGCCCGGTCAGCGTGAAGGTGCTCTCCGGGCCGACGATCGTGGCCACCCCGGCGACCGCGCAGGTCAAGCAGGGCGGCACGACGACGTTCGCCGTCTCCCTCGCCGGCGCCCCGTCCGCGCCGGTCACCGTCGCCGTCGCGCGCACGGCCGGGAGCACGGACCTCACCGCGTCCCCGGCGAGCCTGACGTTCACGGCGTCGAACTGGAACGTGCCGCAGAACGTCACGGTCGCCAGCGCCGACAACGGCGGCGACCTGGGCAGCGCGACCTTCACCGCGAGCAGCAGCGGCTACACCGCGGCCACCGTGACGGTCAAAGAGATCTCGTCGTCCACTTCGGACTACCAGCTCGCGTTCCTCACGCAGTACAACAAAATCAAGGACCCGAACAACGGGTACTTCCGCAAGTTCGGCAACATCCTGGTGCCCTACCACTCGATCGAGACGCTGATCGTCGAGGCGCCGGACCACGGCCACGAAACGACGTCGGAGGCGTTCAGCTACTACCTCTGGCTGGAGGCGTCCTACGGCCGGGTGACCGGTGACTGGGCCCCGTTCAACCAGGCGTGGACGTCGATCGAGACGTACGCGATCCCGTCGGCGGCCGACCAGCCGGGCAACTCCGGCTACAACGCCAGCAAGCCGGCCACCTACGCCGCGGAGTACCCGAGCCCGAAGAACTACCCGTCGCAGCTGCAGTCCAACGTCTCGGTCGGGGCCGACCCGATCGCGGCGGAGCTGAAGGCGGCCTACGGCTCGCCGGACGTCTACGGCATGCACTGGCTGCTCGACGTGGACAACATCTACAAGTTCGGCCACTGCGAGGACGGCACCAACACCGCGCCGGCGTTCATCAACACCTTCCAGCGCGGCTCGCAGGAATCGGTGTGGGAGACGGTCACCCAGCCCAGCTGCGACCTGCTGAAGTTCGGCGGCAAGAACGGGTACCTCGACCTGTTCACCGGGGACTCCTCCTACGCCAAGCAGTGGAAGTACACCGACGCCCCCGACGCGGACGCCCGGGTCGTGCAGGTGGCCTTCCAGGCCGAGAAGTGGGCACAGGCCCAGGGCAAGAGCGCCGATGTCGCGGCCGTGCTGAAGAAGGCCTCGAAGATGGGCGACTACCTGCGGTACTCGCTGTTCGACAAGTACTACAAGAAGATCGGCAACTGCGTCGGCGCCTCGAGCTGCCCGGCCGGCACCGGCAAGGAGAGCGAGCACTACCTGATTTCGTGGTACTACGCGTGGGGCGGCTCGGCCGACACGGCCAGCTCCTGGGCGTGGCGGATCGGCGACGGTGCGGCGCACCAGGGGTACCAGAACCCGCTGGCCGCGTACGCGTTGTCCGCCGATGCGGGCCTGAAGGTCACTTCGTCGACCGGTGCCACCGACTGGGCGACCAGCCTGAACCGGCAGATGGAGTTCCTGCAGTGGCTGCAGTCGTCCGAAGGCGGCCTCGCCGGCGGCGCGACCAACAGCTGGGACGGCCAGTACGGCACCCCGCCCGCGGGCACGCCGACGTTCTACGGGATGTACTACGACTGGCAGCCGGTCTGGCACGACCCGCCGAGCAACCAGTGGTTCGGCTTCCAGACGTGGGGCATGGAACGGATCGCCGAGTACTACCAGGCGACCAACGACCCGCGGGCCAAGAAGATCCTCGACAAGTGGGTGCCCTGGGCGATCGCGAACACCACGGTCGGGGCGGGTGGCAGCTTCCAGATCCCGTCCGACCTGACCTGGAGCGGCGCGCCGGACACCTGGAACGCCACCAGCCCGGGTGCGAACACCGGCCTGCACGTCGCGGTGAAGAACTACAGCCAGGACGTCGGGGTCGCGGCCTCGCTCGCCAAGACGCTGCTCTACTACGCGTCCGGGTCGAGCAACGCCCAGGCCAAGACGGTCGGGGAGCAGCTGCTGAACGCCCTGTCGGCGAACACCGACACCAAGGGCATCGCGGTGCCGGAGACCCGGTCGGACTACGACCGGTTCGACGACAAGTACAACGCCACCACCGACCAGGGGCTGTACGTGCCCTCCGGCTGGACCGGCACCATGCCGAACGGCGACGCGATCAACTCCAGCTCCACGTTCCTGTCCATCCGGTCGTTCTACAAGAACGACCCGCAATGGCCGAAGGTCCAGGCCTACCTGGACGGCGGGGCCGCGCCGACGTTCACCTACCACCGGTTCTGGGCGCAGTCGGAGATCGCCACGGCGTTCGCCGCGCACGTCGCCCTGTTCGGCTGA
- a CDS encoding cellulase family glycosylhydrolase, giving the protein MKRLLSLVVAALVGGAVLTASPATAAPESTAAAGTGTGFWHASGSRLFDSTGAPVRMTGINWFGAETANYSPHGLWSRNYRDMLDQMAGLGYNTLRLPYSNQLFDAGSAPVSIDQVANPDLQGLSGLQVLDKIVAYAGTKGMRVLLDRHRPDSGAQSPLWYTGAYSESRWISDWTMLAQHYQGNPTVIGADLHNEPHSIQGGGGACWGCGDTATDWRLAAERAGNAVLAANPDWLIVVEGVDCVAGTGDPECGWWGGNLSGAKQFPVRLSKPDKLVYSAHEYATSVFAQKWFSDPAFPANLPALWDHFFGYLQKQNIAPVLLGEFGSTLADPRDKVWLQELMKYAGTGTSGMSFTYWSWNPNSGDTGGILNDDWTTVNQTKQAILQPYLIPPVGSGGGTTDPPPAASCAVTYHVDNTWQGGFTATVTLKNTGSPALKNWALGWTVPSGTQITGGWNATVTQSGQQATAKAPTWAPDLAGGASVAIGVQATGPSTGTPGGFAVGATACTT; this is encoded by the coding sequence ATGAAGCGACTGCTCTCGCTGGTGGTCGCCGCACTGGTCGGGGGCGCCGTTCTCACGGCGTCCCCGGCCACCGCGGCCCCCGAAAGCACGGCCGCGGCCGGGACCGGCACCGGGTTCTGGCACGCGTCCGGATCCCGGCTGTTCGACTCGACCGGTGCGCCGGTCCGGATGACCGGGATCAACTGGTTCGGTGCGGAGACGGCCAACTACTCGCCGCACGGGCTGTGGAGCCGCAACTACCGGGACATGCTCGACCAGATGGCCGGGCTCGGGTACAACACGCTGCGGCTGCCGTACTCGAACCAGCTGTTCGACGCCGGGTCCGCACCGGTCAGCATCGACCAGGTGGCGAACCCGGACCTGCAGGGCCTGTCCGGCCTGCAGGTGCTCGACAAGATCGTCGCCTACGCCGGCACCAAGGGCATGCGCGTGCTCCTGGACCGGCACCGGCCGGACTCCGGCGCGCAGTCCCCGCTCTGGTACACCGGCGCCTACTCGGAAAGCCGGTGGATCTCCGACTGGACGATGCTGGCCCAGCACTACCAGGGCAACCCCACGGTGATCGGCGCGGACCTGCACAACGAACCGCACTCGATCCAGGGTGGCGGGGGCGCGTGCTGGGGCTGCGGCGACACCGCGACCGACTGGCGGCTCGCCGCCGAACGGGCAGGCAACGCGGTGCTCGCGGCGAACCCGGACTGGCTGATCGTGGTCGAAGGCGTCGATTGCGTCGCCGGCACCGGCGATCCGGAGTGCGGCTGGTGGGGTGGCAACCTCTCCGGGGCGAAGCAGTTCCCGGTGCGGCTGTCCAAGCCGGACAAGCTGGTGTACTCCGCGCACGAGTACGCGACGTCGGTGTTCGCCCAGAAGTGGTTCTCCGACCCGGCGTTCCCGGCGAACCTGCCCGCGCTGTGGGACCACTTCTTCGGCTACCTGCAGAAGCAGAACATCGCGCCGGTGCTGCTCGGCGAGTTCGGCTCGACGCTCGCCGACCCGCGCGACAAGGTCTGGCTGCAGGAGCTGATGAAGTACGCCGGCACCGGCACGTCCGGGATGAGCTTCACCTACTGGTCGTGGAACCCGAACTCGGGCGACACCGGCGGCATCCTCAACGACGACTGGACCACGGTCAACCAGACCAAGCAGGCGATCCTGCAGCCGTACCTGATCCCGCCGGTGGGCTCGGGCGGCGGCACGACCGACCCGCCGCCCGCGGCGAGCTGCGCGGTCACCTACCACGTCGACAACACCTGGCAGGGCGGCTTCACGGCCACCGTGACGCTGAAGAACACCGGCAGCCCGGCGCTGAAGAACTGGGCGCTCGGCTGGACCGTCCCGTCCGGGACGCAGATCACCGGCGGCTGGAACGCGACCGTCACGCAGTCCGGGCAGCAGGCGACGGCGAAGGCCCCCACCTGGGCGCCCGACCTCGCCGGCGGTGCCTCGGTGGCGATCGGCGTCCAGGCGACCGGCCCCTCGACCGGCACGCCGGGCGGCTTCGCCGTCGGCGCGACCGCCTGCACCACCTGA